A window of Chelmon rostratus isolate fCheRos1 chromosome 18, fCheRos1.pri, whole genome shotgun sequence genomic DNA:
CGCCGTCTCAGCTTCTGTTTCGGTGTCGTCACGGTTTGTAACCTCAGACACGTGGAGACTGTCCATCAGCCGCCGTGCGAGAGCTGGACGCGTCTGTCTGTTGACCGCCAACACGTTTGTCCTTGAGTGTGGGCCGAGGATCAGGTTCAGCGTCTTGTCAGTGTGGGTTTCTGTCGCTGCGGTGTTAATTATTCTGCCCCTGGCTGCATGTAAGACAACAGGGGGAAGGAGTGGGTGGTAGCCAGGTACAAATGGCTGTCTGGACTGTCTGCGGTCCGTCTTTTCCCGCTGACAAAGACTCTTCAGCAGAGGGAGCGTCTGCGAGGTGTGGCCACTCCTTCGCTTCTGAAATTTGGCTTCTTTAACCTTCGAGAGCTCAGGTTTAGCATGTGAGGGGTGGTTAGCATGGAAGCTGGACTCGTGCCTCTGataagctctctctctcaggctgtCAGTCAGCGTGTAGTTCATCAAATCAATCAGATCGCTGATTAGTGCTTTCTTCACCGTAATATCGGCCTGGCAGTCCAGAGTCAGCGCGGGGCTGTAGTTGACCTCCAGCAGCCAGGGTTTGAACTTGACGTCGACCAGGACGTCAAAGCCGAACAGCTCCACGCAGTTTGGACAGGAGGGGGCCGAGGGAGCCACGGCGAGGAGGGTCAGAGTGACGATGTTGTTGATCCTCTGCCACAGAAGGAGCTCGTCGATGTCTTGGCTGTGGAGAAAATGCCTGAACTTGCTCATGGTCCACTTGCATCCTTGGCCGACTCTCCCTTTTTCGGTTTTGTAGAAGGGACCGAACTTGTTGATGCTGGTGTTGGTGAGATGAGCGTACAGGTTGTGCAGAGACGACAGGTTGTACTTCTCGGTGGCGAAACGCACCAGGCCGTCCTGGTGAACGTAGACGGTCAGCGGGTGAAAGCTCTTCACGCACACGTAGATCCTCAGGTCGAACTTGTAGCCGGAGATCAGCAGAGGGTTGCTGATGTACCTCTGCACGATCACGGAGCAGT
This region includes:
- the ttll2 gene encoding probable tubulin polyglutamylase TTLL2; amino-acid sequence: MAASLVFRLHDRGPEVVREVLLERGWEEYDEEEREEEDWNLYWRGSGFRNSEYHNLLPWQRLNHHPKTAGLTRKDCLARNLRRMKATLGSALYDFSPTAFILPNDYTRFLAEYNKLRVTRGPSVYWICKPVDLSRGRGIFIFEDIKDLVYDCSVIVQRYISNPLLISGYKFDLRIYVCVKSFHPLTVYVHQDGLVRFATEKYNLSSLHNLYAHLTNTSINKFGPFYKTEKGRVGQGCKWTMSKFRHFLHSQDIDELLLWQRINNIVTLTLLAVAPSAPSCPNCVELFGFDVLVDVKFKPWLLEVNYSPALTLDCQADITVKKALISDLIDLMNYTLTDSLRERAYQRHESSFHANHPSHAKPELSKVKEAKFQKRRSGHTSQTLPLLKSLCQREKTDRRQSRQPFVPGYHPLLPPVVLHAARGRIINTAATETHTDKTLNLILGPHSRTNVLAVNRQTRPALARRLMDSLHVSEVTNRDDTETEAETALSAETDVSSSIRDIPQRRLGFGCPAPSRKLPNIYSGNHRPAKLPLDRTVAMNRQHVPPLRVGGFVRTFPFNAATLKASLHELDVRTVAQELHKLTAQLAASEEAVKEDTNGEEDFDSLLWGPEDPPLLSQHVRPP